From the genome of Spodoptera frugiperda isolate SF20-4 chromosome 23, AGI-APGP_CSIRO_Sfru_2.0, whole genome shotgun sequence, one region includes:
- the LOC118267287 gene encoding mediator of RNA polymerase II transcription subunit 13 isoform X5, with protein MTHQNHQTNGASLEDCHTNFFALTELYGIKWRKLVWGETNGGGDGEEGGAPLADPVISSYARCLAGDILCVWRRVPAPPPPDNIYEMSTPVPPPLSLRAAKELWIFWYGEEPDLNGLVAPELIASQGDQGSWESGLSYECRSLLFKALHNLIERCLLSRDFVRLGKWFVQPYDGDEEEVGKSPWHLSFSFAFFLHGESTVCASVDVRQHPPVRTLTAKRLAKINSPDNQADAKVILAPFGLEGTLTGREWSDADAGTARLLDAWRQLYPLEQGCGAVEVVCGGARMRYPCPYVLVTHMEAGAGPARPSAAPARTLAALTTPAPHKAPEICYGEAAGDKTEDFIDPTRKTPCTCAKWRRRRAGRPAPFHRRAARPPRPAHSAHSAHPAHSAHSAHAAQGPGAACSPASCGGGSPAPGGSAPPSAGAPPPSPHHQPLPNHQSTGIVPTTLHTPAPTPDPHAPPTPAPPSLPPPKTYTQQGSPGCVWRRPTLPAPAPRTDPLEDEHALHMLYDYTTVHAWLEHPVKRFKSSQSSFREEMALGAGAAGDLYAGHDHTKMAAMRDSQLDLKHEKLDHNEDTKEYKNLFTSDGLCPTLKDLEQIFDNSDDAASGDETVRLLQVATPPDSTKCGEESRCGRGCPRAEELSKMFPTPPSMEAHAQASPGFSLPDDATPLRAGSPPPDQAIEDWSYVFKPPTLYKYVGSSKYAPLTSLPSQLLPPVTLPPHAVYRPRYQDHDHDRDTPKARDDADADAARPQPGVKRSAPPTPETRDARPRRPCDTAPAGTGPGPRTGTTTTSTSCVAVSRTSRRGPDSAPAAPHAACPLMLNVLLADTVLNVFRDHNFDSCTLCVCNAGPKVVGNIRGADAATYLSGCTGMGGSGGAGGASPASADDEPSHCTCGFSAILNRRRAHRAGLFYEDEMEITGLAEEPGLGSQGAGLGEVARVVLAHSAGPAGGPASALARAATAAATHPPTDELRLNLLEYTDGGTAAARALRASVSGSSLSPLAAPPAAPPAVHRWPFIGARAPRSSRDVVRLMRRLRPLLQDAIQKRCCGARMWDGVTGPLTWRQFHRLAGRGNEDLCEPQPVPPLLVGHDRDWISLSPYALRHWERLALEPYSYARDVAYVVLAADCDALTEPLRAFFRELSAAYEACRLGRHQPISRLARDGLVRCAPSSRPERDDWTGPLPSGRLAAHLRAYGDTLRSSLLPQLAALSLDKTLLEPAERAERTEAMRPPSTPEHPATPGGAGGNTDTEAEPAAGGAAPGAAANAAAWDSDEAGAPALVLYVVEPPAAHAHRPHALHALLRLAARVMDHLHHHNPLVKIISLESVCARWGLGCNTEATSVGSTASAGGGGGAGGAADVRALAFSVFSGARRLLQHHANGKSLTGFGTAADANLFLQGKDEKNREPYKLFSPAWVLAAPRALKEVAETWGQGGGEQGGVLFLAYCLSHDQRWLLAAATDARGELLDTAAINIHVPHRSRRRRSGPARRLGLTKLMDFTLGVMSQAAQPWRLVVGRVGRIGHGELKGWSWLLSRKHLVRASATLREICSSCTVLYPGGVPCILSACLVSTEPDSCLRLMADRFTPDERFSQASIQSHLHTPRDVTATHILVFPTSATTQSNQMPFEPPMANGEDSDMMFLNVDMGDEDMGEDNMTDLLIGDMFNNMWAAGSPRRTDDDPAGSPQAHHHHQAAFHHQDDNTTEAVGALLQQPLALGYMVSTAPLGAMPAWWWAGCAHLRDACPAFLKTALHLHAGSLQAADDYTSLTQRRDHNTHPLDSQTTTDVLRYVLEGYNALSWLALDGNTHDRLSCLPLHVQVLMQLYHTAAALG; from the exons AAGGTGACCAGGGGTCGTGGGAGAGTGGACTCTCGTACGAATGCCGTTCGCTGCTGTTCAAGGCTCTTCATAACCTCATTGAAAG atGTCTGCTGTCGCGGGACTTCGTGAGGCTTGGGAAGTGGTTCGTCCAACCTTACGACGGCGACGAAGAAGAAGTCGGCAAGAG TCCATGGCACCTGTCGTTCTCGTTCGCGTTCTTCCTGCACGGCGAGAGCACGGTGTGTGCGTCCGTGGACGTGCGACAACACCCGCCCGTGCGCACGCTCACCGCCAAGCGACTCGCCAAGATCAACTCGCCCGACAACCAGGCTGATGCCAAAG TGATCCTGGCACCGTTCGGTCTGGAAGGCACCCTGACGGGCCGCGAGTGGAGCGACGCGGACGCGGGCACGGCGCGACTACTCGACGCCTGGCGACAACTCTACCCGTTGGAGCAGGGCTGTGGCGCTGTCGAG GTGGTATGCGGCGGCGCCCGCATGCGGTACCCGTGCCCGTACGTGCTGGTGACGCACATGGAGGCGGGCGCGGGCCCCGCGCGGCCCTCCGCCGCGCCCGCACGCACGCTCGCCGCGCTCACCACGCCCGCGCCGCACAAG GCTCCCGAGATCTGCTACGGTGAGGCTGCGGGCGACAAGACGGAAGACTTCATAGATCCCACCAGAAAAACTCCTTGTACCTGTGCGAA atggcggcggcggcgcgcgggcCGGCCGGCGCCCTTCCACCGCCGCGCGGCCCGGCCGCCGCGCCCGGCCCACTCCGCCCACTCCGCCCACCCCGCCCACTCCGCCCACTCCGCCCACGCCGCGCA GGGCCCGGGCGCGGCGTGTTCCCCGGCCAGCTGTGGCGGAGGCTCCCCTGCCCCGGGCGGCTCCGCCCCACCCTCCGCTGGAGCACCACCACCCTCGCCACATCACCAGCCCTTGCCTAATCACCAG TCAACGGGCATAGTACCAACGACGTTACATACGCCTGCGCCGACGCCGGACCCGCACGCTCCACCCACTCCCGCGCCGCCATCGTTACCGCCGCCCAAAACTTATACCCAG cAGGGCTCCCCCGGCTGCGTGTGGCGCCGTCCGACGCTgcctgcgccggcgccgcgcaCCGACCCGCTGGAGGACGAGCACGCGCTGCACATGCTCTACGACTACACCACCGTGCACGCCTG GTTGGAGCACCCAGTGAAGCGGTTCAAGTCGTCCCAGAGCAGTTTCCGCGAGGAGATGGCgctgggcgcgggcgcggccggCGACCTGTACGCGGGACACGACCACACCAAGATGGCCGCCATGCGGGACTCGCAGCTCGACCTCAAGCATGAGAAACTCGACCATAAC GAGGATACGAAAGAGTACAAGAATCTGTTCACGTCGGACGGCCTGTGTCCGACGCTGAAGGACCTGGAGCAAATATTCGACAACTCGGACGACGCGGCCAGCGGCGATGAGACGGTAAGACTT TTGCAGGTGGCGACACCCCCCGACTCGACCAAGTGCGGCGAGGAGTCCCGCTGCGGGCGCGGCTGCCCGCGGGCCGAGGAGCTGAGCAAGATGTTCCCCACGCCGCCCAGCATGGAGGCGCACGCGCAGGCCTCGCCCGGCTTCTCGCTGCCCGACGACGCCACGCCGCTGCGCGCCGGCTCGCCGCCGCCCGACCAGGCCATCGAGGACTGGTCGTACGTGTTCAAGCCGCCCACGCTGTACAAGTACGTGGGCTCGTCCAAGTACGCGCCGCTCACGTCGCTGCCCAGCCAGCTGCTGCCGCCCGTCACGCTGCCGCCGCACGCCGTGTACCGCCCGCGCTACCAGGACCACGACCACGACCGCGACACGCCCAAGGCCCGCGACGACGCCGACGCCGACGCCGCGCGCCCGCAGCCCGGAGTCAAGCGCTCCGCGCCGCCCACACCGGAGACTCGCGACGCGCGCCCGCGCCGGCCCTGTGACACGGCGCCGGCCGGGACCGGCCCCGGGCCGCGGACTGGCACGACGACGACGTCGACGTCGTGCGTGGCAGTGTCCCGGACGTCCCGGCGCGGGCCGGACTCAGCCCCGGCGGCCCCGCACGCGGCGTGCCCGCTCATGCTCAACGTGCTGCTGGCCGACACCGTGCTCAACGTCTTCCGAGACCACAACTTCGACAGCTGCACGCTCTGCGTCTGTAATGCCGGACCCAAG GTGGTAGGCAACATCCGCGGCGCGGACGCAGCGACGTACCTGTCTGGCTGCACGGGTATGGGCGGgagcgggggcgcggggggcgcgtcCCCTGCCTCCGCGGACGACGAGCCCTCCCACTGCACCTGTGGCTTTAGCGCCATACTCAACCGACGACGGGCGCACCGAGCCGGACTCTTCTATGAG GACGAGATGGAGATCACGGGCCTGGCGGAGGAGCCCGGACTGGGCAGCCAGGGCGCGGGGCTGGGCGAGGTGGCGCGGGTGGTGCTGGCCCACAGCGCGGGCCCCGCGGGCGGCCCCGCCTCGGCCCTGGCGCgggccgccaccgccgccgccacgcaccCGCCCACGGACGAACTGCGGCTCAACCTACTCGA GTACACGGACGGCGGCACGGCGGCTGCGCGCGCGCTGCGTGCGTCGGTGAGCGGGTCCAGCCTCAGTCCGCTGGCCGCGCCCCCCGCCGCACCCCCCGCCGTGCATCGCTGGCCCTTCATCGGCGCACGCGCACCGCGCTCCTCCCGCGACGTAGTCAG ATTGATGCGGCGATTAAGACCTCTGTTACAAGACGCTATCCAGAAGCGTTGTTGTGGTGCGCGCATGTGGGACGGAGTGACGGGCCCCCTGACGTGGAGACAGTTCCACCGCCTGGCGGGGCGCGGCAACGAGGACCTCTGCGAGCCGCAGCCCGTGCCGCCGCTACTCGTGGGCCACGACCGCGACTGGATCTCCTTGTCTCCCTACGCGCTGCGGCACTGGGAGCGCCTGGCGCTGGAGCCCTACTCGTACGCGCGGGACGTGGCCTACGTCGTCCTGGCCGCCGACTGCGACGCTCTCACCGAGCCGCTCCGCGCCTTCTTCCGCGAGCTGTCGGCCGCGTACGAGGCCTGTCGCCTGGGCCGCCACCAGCCCATCTCGCGCCTGGCACGTGACGGCCTCGTGCGCTGCGCGCCCAGCTCGCGGCCCGAGCGCGACGACTGGACGGGGCCATTACCCTCCGGCCGGCTAGCGGCGCATCTGCGCGCCTACGGAGATACACTGCGGAGCTCCCTGCTGCCGCAGCTGGCCGCGCTGTCGCTGGACAAGACGCTGCTGGAGCCCGCGGAGCGCGCCGAGCGGACGGAAGCCATGCGGCCGCCGTCCACGCCGGAGCACCCCGCCACGCCGGGCGGCGCCGGCGGCAACACGGACACGGAGGCCGAGCCCGCGGCGGGTGGCGCAGCGCCCGGGGCGGCGGCAAACGCGGCCGCCTGGGACTCGGACGAGGCGGGCGCGCCCGCGCTCGTGCTCTACGTCGTGGAGCCGCCCGCGGCGCACGCGCACCGCCCGCACGCGCTGCACGCGCTGCTGCGCCTCGCCGCGCGGGTCATGGACCATCTGCACCACCACAACCCACTCGTCAAG ATCATCTCCCTGGAGAGTGTGTGTGCCCGGTGGGGCCTGGGCTGCAACACGGAGGCCACGAGCGTGGGCAGCACGGCcagcgcgggcggcggcgggggcgcggggggcgcggccgACGTGCGCGCGCTGGCCTTCAGCGTGTTCAGCGGGGCGCGCCGCCTGCTGCAGCATCACGCCAACGGGAAGTCGCTCACTGGCTTCGGCACCGCCGCCGACGCCAACCTCTTCCTGCAAGGCAAAGAC GAAAAGAATCGCGAGCCATACAAGTTGTTCTCCCCGGCGTGGGTGCTGGCGGCGCCGCGCGCGCTGAAGGAGGTGGCGGAGACGTGGGGGCAGGGCGGCGGCGAGCAGGGCGGCGTGCTGTTCCTGGCCTACTGCCTGAGCCACGACCAGCGCTGGCTGCTGGCCGCCGCCACGGACGCGCGCGGCGAGCTGCTCGACACCGCCGCCATCAACATACACGTGCCGCACAG GTCACGTCGACGGCGGAGTGGTCCGGCGCGGCGGCTGGGGCTAACCAAGCTGATGGACTTCACACTCGGAGTCATGAGCCAGGCTGCGCAGCCCTGGCGCCTCGTCGTCGGCAGGGTCGGCCGCATCGGACATGGGGAACTTAAGG GTTGGAGCTGGCTCCTGTCCCGCAAGCACCTGGTGCGGGCGTCGGCCACGCTGCGCGAGATCTGCAGCAGCTGCACGGTCCTGTACCCGGGCGGCGTGCCCTGCATCCTGTCGGCCTGCCTGGTCTCCACGGAGCCCGACTCCTGCCTGCGCCTCATGGCCGACCGCTTCACGCCCGACGAGCGCTTCTCGCAGGCCTCCATACAGTCGCACCTGCACACTCCGCGGGACGTCACCGCCACGCATATACTCGTCTTCCCCACCTCCGCTACCACACAG TCAAATCAGATGCCCTTCGAGCCACCCATGGCGAACGGCGAGGACAGCGATATGATGTTCTTGAACGTGGACATGGGTGACGAGGATATGGGGGAAGACAACATGACGGACCTGTTGATCGGCGACATGTTCAACAACATGTGGGCCGCGGGCAGCCCGCGCCGCACTGACGACGACCCCGCCGGCAGCCCCCAGGCACACCACCATCACCAAGCTGCCTTCCACCACCAGGACGACAACACCACT GAGGCGGTGGGTGCGCTGCTGCAGCAGCCCCTGGCGCTGGGCTACATGGTGTCGACGGCCCCGCTGGGCGCCATGCCGGCGTGGTGGTGGGCGGGCTGCGCGCACCTGCGCGACGCCTGCCCCGCCTTCCTCAAGACGGCGCTGCACCTGCACGCCGGCTCGCTGCAGGCCGCCGACGACTACACGTCGCTCACGCAGCGCCGCGACCACAACACGCACCCGCTCGACTCGCAGACCACCACCGACGTGCTCAG ATACGTGCTGGAGGGCTACAACGCGCTGTCGTGGCTGGCCCTGGACGGCAACACGCACGACCGCCTGTCGTGCCTGCCGCTGCACGTGCAGGTGCTGATGCAGCTGTACCACACGGCGGCGGCGCTGGGCTAG
- the LOC118267287 gene encoding mediator of RNA polymerase II transcription subunit 13 isoform X8 gives MTHQNHQTNGASLEDCHTNFFALTELYGIKWRKLVWGETNGGGDGEEGGAPLADPVISSYARCLAGDILCVWRRVPAPPPPDNIYEMSTPVPPPLSLRAAKELWIFWYGEEPDLNGLVAPELIASQGDQGSWESGLSYECRSLLFKALHNLIERCLLSRDFVRLGKWFVQPYDGDEEEVGKSPWHLSFSFAFFLHGESTVCASVDVRQHPPVRTLTAKRLAKINSPDNQADAKVILAPFGLEGTLTGREWSDADAGTARLLDAWRQLYPLEQGCGAVEVVCGGARMRYPCPYVLVTHMEAGAGPARPSAAPARTLAALTTPAPHKAPEICYGEAAGDKTEDFIDPTRKTPCTCAKWRRRRAGRPAPFHRRAARPPRPAHSAHSAHPAHSAHSAHAAQGPGAACSPASCGGGSPAPGGSAPPSAGAPPPSPHHQPLPNHQSTGIVPTTLHTPAPTPDPHAPPTPAPPSLPPPKTYTQQGSPGCVWRRPTLPAPAPRTDPLEDEHALHMLYDYTTVHAWLEHPVKRFKSSQSSFREEMALGAGAAGDLYAGHDHTKMAAMRDSQLDLKHEKLDHNEDTKEYKNLFTSDGLCPTLKDLEQIFDNSDDAASGDETVRLVATPPDSTKCGEESRCGRGCPRAEELSKMFPTPPSMEAHAQASPGFSLPDDATPLRAGSPPPDQAIEDWSYVFKPPTLYKYVGSSKYAPLTSLPSQLLPPVTLPPHAVYRPRYQDHDHDRDTPKARDDADADAARPQPGVKRSAPPTPETRDARPRRPCDTAPAGTGPGPRTGTTTTSTSCVAVSRTSRRGPDSAPAAPHAACPLMLNVLLADTVLNVFRDHNFDSCTLCVCNAGPKVVGNIRGADAATYLSGCTGMGGSGGAGGASPASADDEPSHCTCGFSAILNRRRAHRAGLFYEDEMEITGLAEEPGLGSQGAGLGEVARVVLAHSAGPAGGPASALARAATAAATHPPTDELRLNLLEYTDGGTAAARALRASVSGSSLSPLAAPPAAPPAVHRWPFIGARAPRSSRDVVRLMRRLRPLLQDAIQKRCCGARMWDGVTGPLTWRQFHRLAGRGNEDLCEPQPVPPLLVGHDRDWISLSPYALRHWERLALEPYSYARDVAYVVLAADCDALTEPLRAFFRELSAAYEACRLGRHQPISRLARDGLVRCAPSSRPERDDWTGPLPSGRLAAHLRAYGDTLRSSLLPQLAALSLDKTLLEPAERAERTEAMRPPSTPEHPATPGGAGGNTDTEAEPAAGGAAPGAAANAAAWDSDEAGAPALVLYVVEPPAAHAHRPHALHALLRLAARVMDHLHHHNPLVKIISLESVCARWGLGCNTEATSVGSTASAGGGGGAGGAADVRALAFSVFSGARRLLQHHANGKSLTGFGTAADANLFLQGKDEKNREPYKLFSPAWVLAAPRALKEVAETWGQGGGEQGGVLFLAYCLSHDQRWLLAAATDARGELLDTAAINIHVPHRSRRRRSGPARRLGLTKLMDFTLGVMSQAAQPWRLVVGRVGRIGHGELKGWSWLLSRKHLVRASATLREICSSCTVLYPGGVPCILSACLVSTEPDSCLRLMADRFTPDERFSQASIQSHLHTPRDVTATHILVFPTSATTQSNQMPFEPPMANGEDSDMMFLNVDMGDEDMGEDNMTDLLIGDMFNNMWAAGSPRRTDDDPAGSPQAHHHHQAAFHHQDDNTTEAVGALLQQPLALGYMVSTAPLGAMPAWWWAGCAHLRDACPAFLKTALHLHAGSLQAADDYTSLTQRRDHNTHPLDSQTTTDVLRYVLEGYNALSWLALDGNTHDRLSCLPLHVQVLMQLYHTAAALG, from the exons AAGGTGACCAGGGGTCGTGGGAGAGTGGACTCTCGTACGAATGCCGTTCGCTGCTGTTCAAGGCTCTTCATAACCTCATTGAAAG atGTCTGCTGTCGCGGGACTTCGTGAGGCTTGGGAAGTGGTTCGTCCAACCTTACGACGGCGACGAAGAAGAAGTCGGCAAGAG TCCATGGCACCTGTCGTTCTCGTTCGCGTTCTTCCTGCACGGCGAGAGCACGGTGTGTGCGTCCGTGGACGTGCGACAACACCCGCCCGTGCGCACGCTCACCGCCAAGCGACTCGCCAAGATCAACTCGCCCGACAACCAGGCTGATGCCAAAG TGATCCTGGCACCGTTCGGTCTGGAAGGCACCCTGACGGGCCGCGAGTGGAGCGACGCGGACGCGGGCACGGCGCGACTACTCGACGCCTGGCGACAACTCTACCCGTTGGAGCAGGGCTGTGGCGCTGTCGAG GTGGTATGCGGCGGCGCCCGCATGCGGTACCCGTGCCCGTACGTGCTGGTGACGCACATGGAGGCGGGCGCGGGCCCCGCGCGGCCCTCCGCCGCGCCCGCACGCACGCTCGCCGCGCTCACCACGCCCGCGCCGCACAAG GCTCCCGAGATCTGCTACGGTGAGGCTGCGGGCGACAAGACGGAAGACTTCATAGATCCCACCAGAAAAACTCCTTGTACCTGTGCGAA atggcggcggcggcgcgcgggcCGGCCGGCGCCCTTCCACCGCCGCGCGGCCCGGCCGCCGCGCCCGGCCCACTCCGCCCACTCCGCCCACCCCGCCCACTCCGCCCACTCCGCCCACGCCGCGCA GGGCCCGGGCGCGGCGTGTTCCCCGGCCAGCTGTGGCGGAGGCTCCCCTGCCCCGGGCGGCTCCGCCCCACCCTCCGCTGGAGCACCACCACCCTCGCCACATCACCAGCCCTTGCCTAATCACCAG TCAACGGGCATAGTACCAACGACGTTACATACGCCTGCGCCGACGCCGGACCCGCACGCTCCACCCACTCCCGCGCCGCCATCGTTACCGCCGCCCAAAACTTATACCCAG cAGGGCTCCCCCGGCTGCGTGTGGCGCCGTCCGACGCTgcctgcgccggcgccgcgcaCCGACCCGCTGGAGGACGAGCACGCGCTGCACATGCTCTACGACTACACCACCGTGCACGCCTG GTTGGAGCACCCAGTGAAGCGGTTCAAGTCGTCCCAGAGCAGTTTCCGCGAGGAGATGGCgctgggcgcgggcgcggccggCGACCTGTACGCGGGACACGACCACACCAAGATGGCCGCCATGCGGGACTCGCAGCTCGACCTCAAGCATGAGAAACTCGACCATAAC GAGGATACGAAAGAGTACAAGAATCTGTTCACGTCGGACGGCCTGTGTCCGACGCTGAAGGACCTGGAGCAAATATTCGACAACTCGGACGACGCGGCCAGCGGCGATGAGACGGTAAGACTT GTGGCGACACCCCCCGACTCGACCAAGTGCGGCGAGGAGTCCCGCTGCGGGCGCGGCTGCCCGCGGGCCGAGGAGCTGAGCAAGATGTTCCCCACGCCGCCCAGCATGGAGGCGCACGCGCAGGCCTCGCCCGGCTTCTCGCTGCCCGACGACGCCACGCCGCTGCGCGCCGGCTCGCCGCCGCCCGACCAGGCCATCGAGGACTGGTCGTACGTGTTCAAGCCGCCCACGCTGTACAAGTACGTGGGCTCGTCCAAGTACGCGCCGCTCACGTCGCTGCCCAGCCAGCTGCTGCCGCCCGTCACGCTGCCGCCGCACGCCGTGTACCGCCCGCGCTACCAGGACCACGACCACGACCGCGACACGCCCAAGGCCCGCGACGACGCCGACGCCGACGCCGCGCGCCCGCAGCCCGGAGTCAAGCGCTCCGCGCCGCCCACACCGGAGACTCGCGACGCGCGCCCGCGCCGGCCCTGTGACACGGCGCCGGCCGGGACCGGCCCCGGGCCGCGGACTGGCACGACGACGACGTCGACGTCGTGCGTGGCAGTGTCCCGGACGTCCCGGCGCGGGCCGGACTCAGCCCCGGCGGCCCCGCACGCGGCGTGCCCGCTCATGCTCAACGTGCTGCTGGCCGACACCGTGCTCAACGTCTTCCGAGACCACAACTTCGACAGCTGCACGCTCTGCGTCTGTAATGCCGGACCCAAG GTGGTAGGCAACATCCGCGGCGCGGACGCAGCGACGTACCTGTCTGGCTGCACGGGTATGGGCGGgagcgggggcgcggggggcgcgtcCCCTGCCTCCGCGGACGACGAGCCCTCCCACTGCACCTGTGGCTTTAGCGCCATACTCAACCGACGACGGGCGCACCGAGCCGGACTCTTCTATGAG GACGAGATGGAGATCACGGGCCTGGCGGAGGAGCCCGGACTGGGCAGCCAGGGCGCGGGGCTGGGCGAGGTGGCGCGGGTGGTGCTGGCCCACAGCGCGGGCCCCGCGGGCGGCCCCGCCTCGGCCCTGGCGCgggccgccaccgccgccgccacgcaccCGCCCACGGACGAACTGCGGCTCAACCTACTCGA GTACACGGACGGCGGCACGGCGGCTGCGCGCGCGCTGCGTGCGTCGGTGAGCGGGTCCAGCCTCAGTCCGCTGGCCGCGCCCCCCGCCGCACCCCCCGCCGTGCATCGCTGGCCCTTCATCGGCGCACGCGCACCGCGCTCCTCCCGCGACGTAGTCAG ATTGATGCGGCGATTAAGACCTCTGTTACAAGACGCTATCCAGAAGCGTTGTTGTGGTGCGCGCATGTGGGACGGAGTGACGGGCCCCCTGACGTGGAGACAGTTCCACCGCCTGGCGGGGCGCGGCAACGAGGACCTCTGCGAGCCGCAGCCCGTGCCGCCGCTACTCGTGGGCCACGACCGCGACTGGATCTCCTTGTCTCCCTACGCGCTGCGGCACTGGGAGCGCCTGGCGCTGGAGCCCTACTCGTACGCGCGGGACGTGGCCTACGTCGTCCTGGCCGCCGACTGCGACGCTCTCACCGAGCCGCTCCGCGCCTTCTTCCGCGAGCTGTCGGCCGCGTACGAGGCCTGTCGCCTGGGCCGCCACCAGCCCATCTCGCGCCTGGCACGTGACGGCCTCGTGCGCTGCGCGCCCAGCTCGCGGCCCGAGCGCGACGACTGGACGGGGCCATTACCCTCCGGCCGGCTAGCGGCGCATCTGCGCGCCTACGGAGATACACTGCGGAGCTCCCTGCTGCCGCAGCTGGCCGCGCTGTCGCTGGACAAGACGCTGCTGGAGCCCGCGGAGCGCGCCGAGCGGACGGAAGCCATGCGGCCGCCGTCCACGCCGGAGCACCCCGCCACGCCGGGCGGCGCCGGCGGCAACACGGACACGGAGGCCGAGCCCGCGGCGGGTGGCGCAGCGCCCGGGGCGGCGGCAAACGCGGCCGCCTGGGACTCGGACGAGGCGGGCGCGCCCGCGCTCGTGCTCTACGTCGTGGAGCCGCCCGCGGCGCACGCGCACCGCCCGCACGCGCTGCACGCGCTGCTGCGCCTCGCCGCGCGGGTCATGGACCATCTGCACCACCACAACCCACTCGTCAAG ATCATCTCCCTGGAGAGTGTGTGTGCCCGGTGGGGCCTGGGCTGCAACACGGAGGCCACGAGCGTGGGCAGCACGGCcagcgcgggcggcggcgggggcgcggggggcgcggccgACGTGCGCGCGCTGGCCTTCAGCGTGTTCAGCGGGGCGCGCCGCCTGCTGCAGCATCACGCCAACGGGAAGTCGCTCACTGGCTTCGGCACCGCCGCCGACGCCAACCTCTTCCTGCAAGGCAAAGAC GAAAAGAATCGCGAGCCATACAAGTTGTTCTCCCCGGCGTGGGTGCTGGCGGCGCCGCGCGCGCTGAAGGAGGTGGCGGAGACGTGGGGGCAGGGCGGCGGCGAGCAGGGCGGCGTGCTGTTCCTGGCCTACTGCCTGAGCCACGACCAGCGCTGGCTGCTGGCCGCCGCCACGGACGCGCGCGGCGAGCTGCTCGACACCGCCGCCATCAACATACACGTGCCGCACAG GTCACGTCGACGGCGGAGTGGTCCGGCGCGGCGGCTGGGGCTAACCAAGCTGATGGACTTCACACTCGGAGTCATGAGCCAGGCTGCGCAGCCCTGGCGCCTCGTCGTCGGCAGGGTCGGCCGCATCGGACATGGGGAACTTAAGG GTTGGAGCTGGCTCCTGTCCCGCAAGCACCTGGTGCGGGCGTCGGCCACGCTGCGCGAGATCTGCAGCAGCTGCACGGTCCTGTACCCGGGCGGCGTGCCCTGCATCCTGTCGGCCTGCCTGGTCTCCACGGAGCCCGACTCCTGCCTGCGCCTCATGGCCGACCGCTTCACGCCCGACGAGCGCTTCTCGCAGGCCTCCATACAGTCGCACCTGCACACTCCGCGGGACGTCACCGCCACGCATATACTCGTCTTCCCCACCTCCGCTACCACACAG TCAAATCAGATGCCCTTCGAGCCACCCATGGCGAACGGCGAGGACAGCGATATGATGTTCTTGAACGTGGACATGGGTGACGAGGATATGGGGGAAGACAACATGACGGACCTGTTGATCGGCGACATGTTCAACAACATGTGGGCCGCGGGCAGCCCGCGCCGCACTGACGACGACCCCGCCGGCAGCCCCCAGGCACACCACCATCACCAAGCTGCCTTCCACCACCAGGACGACAACACCACT GAGGCGGTGGGTGCGCTGCTGCAGCAGCCCCTGGCGCTGGGCTACATGGTGTCGACGGCCCCGCTGGGCGCCATGCCGGCGTGGTGGTGGGCGGGCTGCGCGCACCTGCGCGACGCCTGCCCCGCCTTCCTCAAGACGGCGCTGCACCTGCACGCCGGCTCGCTGCAGGCCGCCGACGACTACACGTCGCTCACGCAGCGCCGCGACCACAACACGCACCCGCTCGACTCGCAGACCACCACCGACGTGCTCAG ATACGTGCTGGAGGGCTACAACGCGCTGTCGTGGCTGGCCCTGGACGGCAACACGCACGACCGCCTGTCGTGCCTGCCGCTGCACGTGCAGGTGCTGATGCAGCTGTACCACACGGCGGCGGCGCTGGGCTAG